The following proteins are encoded in a genomic region of Hoeflea phototrophica DFL-43:
- a CDS encoding SDR family oxidoreductase gives MRLQGKTALVTGGASGFGAGIVRKFVTEGARVAIADINAQSAEAFASELGDQVFAVGVDVSKNDSVVAMSELVLERFGGLDILINNAGVTHLPTALEEVSEEEFDRVLAINVKSVYLTARHFVPVMKQNGSGAILNVASTAGVSPRPRLNWYNCSKGWMITATKTMAVELAPAGIRVNAINPVAGETPLLKSFMGEDTPEIRTKFLSTIPLGRFSTPEDMGNAACFLCSDEAAMITGVAMEVDGGRCI, from the coding sequence ATGAGACTTCAAGGCAAGACCGCGCTGGTGACGGGTGGGGCATCGGGCTTTGGTGCCGGCATTGTGCGCAAGTTTGTTACCGAGGGTGCCCGCGTGGCCATTGCTGACATCAACGCGCAATCGGCAGAGGCCTTCGCCTCCGAGCTTGGCGACCAGGTCTTCGCGGTAGGCGTTGACGTTTCCAAAAATGACAGCGTCGTTGCAATGTCGGAACTGGTTCTGGAGCGCTTTGGTGGCCTCGATATCCTCATCAACAATGCCGGCGTCACCCATCTGCCCACCGCGCTGGAAGAGGTCAGCGAAGAAGAGTTCGACCGTGTGCTCGCAATCAATGTGAAGTCGGTTTACTTGACTGCGCGACATTTTGTTCCGGTCATGAAACAAAATGGGTCAGGCGCGATCCTCAATGTTGCGTCGACCGCCGGTGTCAGCCCGCGGCCGCGGCTCAACTGGTACAATTGCTCCAAGGGGTGGATGATCACGGCGACCAAAACCATGGCCGTAGAGTTGGCGCCTGCAGGCATTCGCGTCAACGCGATCAACCCGGTGGCGGGCGAAACCCCGCTGCTCAAATCCTTCATGGGAGAAGACACGCCCGAAATCCGGACCAAGTTTCTCTCCACCATTCCCCTGGGGCGGTTCTCGACGCCTGAGGATATGGGCAATGCCGCATGCTTCCTGTGTTCCGATGAAGCGGCGATGATCACCGGCGTGGCGATGGAGGTGGATGGAGGACGCTGCATCTGA
- a CDS encoding RsmB/NOP family class I SAM-dependent RNA methyltransferase → MRLGGRLQAAIEVLTEIETRHRPVPDGLKDWGLSHRFAGSGDRAAISNLVHDALRMKLSHGFMMNGDAPADLAVATLLRQWRISPEELTATLEGDRFAPEIPSAESLADCLARDLAQAPAHVRADIPEWLAGSFERAFGPEWELEAQALTSRPPLDLRVNTLLSNRDQVLEAFSDRDPKPTRLAPFGVRFEAGEGPQRQIAAASEVSFARGWFEIQDEGSQLAAGLVDAQPGEDVLDYCAGGGGKSLAFAAMMNNEGRIFAYDADRRRLAPMVERMRRAGADIIDIRERAADLNGLESKMDRVLIDAPCTGTGTWRRRPDAKWRISEKNITDRMADQDKVLDAACAYVRPGGELAYVTCSLLPEENTDRVKAFLQRHPEFETISLKQRWRSVAADSEAPVPYADQNLGLLLSPRRTGTDGFYFAGFRRKS, encoded by the coding sequence ATGCGCCTTGGCGGACGCCTGCAAGCAGCCATTGAAGTTCTGACCGAGATCGAGACCCGCCACCGGCCGGTTCCCGATGGGCTCAAGGATTGGGGCCTCTCGCACCGCTTCGCAGGATCCGGAGATCGTGCTGCGATTTCCAATCTGGTTCATGACGCTTTGAGAATGAAGCTGTCTCATGGTTTCATGATGAACGGCGATGCGCCAGCCGATCTGGCGGTTGCCACCTTGCTCAGGCAATGGCGGATCAGTCCAGAGGAACTGACCGCCACGCTTGAAGGAGATCGTTTCGCCCCCGAAATCCCCTCGGCGGAGAGTCTCGCCGATTGCCTGGCTAGGGATCTGGCGCAAGCGCCTGCCCATGTCCGCGCCGACATCCCGGAATGGCTCGCGGGCTCGTTCGAGCGGGCGTTTGGCCCGGAATGGGAGCTAGAGGCCCAGGCGCTGACATCCCGGCCGCCGCTGGACCTCAGGGTCAACACGCTTCTCTCCAACCGCGATCAGGTCCTCGAGGCTTTTTCCGACCGGGATCCCAAGCCAACCCGGCTGGCACCGTTCGGTGTCCGGTTTGAAGCCGGCGAAGGACCGCAGCGCCAGATCGCTGCCGCGAGCGAGGTCAGCTTTGCCCGCGGCTGGTTCGAGATCCAGGATGAAGGTTCACAACTGGCGGCCGGACTGGTCGACGCACAGCCTGGTGAGGACGTGCTCGATTACTGCGCCGGCGGCGGTGGCAAGTCTTTGGCCTTTGCGGCGATGATGAACAATGAGGGTCGGATTTTTGCCTATGACGCAGACCGGCGCCGGCTCGCCCCGATGGTTGAACGCATGCGCCGTGCCGGCGCGGACATCATCGACATCAGGGAACGCGCCGCTGACCTGAATGGCCTGGAGAGCAAGATGGACCGGGTGCTGATCGACGCGCCCTGCACCGGAACCGGCACCTGGCGCAGGCGGCCCGATGCCAAATGGCGTATTTCAGAGAAGAACATCACGGACCGTATGGCCGATCAGGACAAGGTGCTCGATGCGGCCTGTGCCTATGTCAGGCCTGGTGGCGAGTTGGCCTATGTCACCTGCTCCCTGCTTCCGGAAGAAAACACCGACCGGGTAAAGGCCTTTCTGCAGCGGCATCCGGAATTTGAAACCATCAGCCTCAAGCAGCGCTGGCGGTCTGTTGCCGCGGATTCGGAGGCCCCTGTCCCCTATGCGGATCAGAATCTCGGCCTGCTGCTGTCGCCCAGACGCACCGGAACCGATGGTTTCTATTTTGCCGGCTTCCGGCGGAAGTCATAA
- a CDS encoding TspO/MBR family protein, translating into MSKSNALILLAFVVFTVAGGSFIGYFSIPGAWYAALNKPVFNPPNWIFGPVWTVLYILIGIAGARVWLNHRQSPLPKLWFAQMALNFAWPLVFFTAQRPDLALPVLIAMLIAILAFIALAWRRDRPAALMFIPYAAWVSFAGLLNGAIWWLNRG; encoded by the coding sequence ATGAGCAAATCCAATGCACTCATCTTGCTGGCGTTTGTGGTGTTCACCGTGGCCGGTGGAAGTTTCATTGGCTATTTTTCCATTCCCGGCGCCTGGTATGCGGCCCTCAACAAGCCGGTCTTCAATCCGCCCAACTGGATTTTCGGCCCGGTCTGGACCGTGCTCTACATCCTCATCGGCATAGCCGGTGCCCGGGTCTGGCTCAATCACCGCCAAAGCCCCTTGCCAAAGCTGTGGTTTGCCCAGATGGCGCTGAACTTTGCCTGGCCTCTGGTGTTCTTCACGGCACAGCGCCCTGATCTGGCGCTGCCGGTGCTCATCGCCATGTTGATCGCGATCCTGGCGTTTATCGCGCTGGCCTGGCGCCGCGATCGCCCTGCGGCGCTGATGTTTATCCCCTATGCCGCCTGGGTCAGCTTTGCCGGACTTTTGAATGGCGCGATCTGGTGGCTCAACCGGGGCTGA
- a CDS encoding PaaI family thioesterase, translating to MMDKPDENFRNRVASSFARQEVMRTIGAELTKVDYGVIEIEMPFRADLTQQHGFLHAGILSTALDSACGYAALSVMPHDAAVLTIEFKINLLSPGRGDRFLFRGEVTKPGSTIIVTDGRAYAVADGPAKLIASMTGSMMVVRGREGIEG from the coding sequence ATGATGGACAAACCGGACGAGAATTTCCGCAACCGCGTGGCATCGAGCTTTGCCCGGCAGGAGGTCATGCGCACCATCGGGGCGGAGCTTACCAAGGTGGATTACGGTGTCATCGAGATCGAAATGCCGTTTCGCGCTGATCTCACCCAACAGCATGGATTTCTCCATGCCGGAATTCTGTCCACCGCGCTCGATTCGGCCTGTGGCTATGCGGCCCTGTCGGTCATGCCCCATGATGCGGCAGTGCTGACCATCGAATTCAAGATCAATCTGCTCTCGCCTGGCCGTGGTGACCGGTTCCTGTTTCGCGGTGAAGTGACCAAGCCGGGCAGCACCATCATTGTCACCGATGGCCGTGCCTATGCCGTGGCTGACGGGCCGGCGAAACTGATAGCATCGATGACGGGCAGCATGATGGTGGTCCGCGGACGTGAGGGGATTGAAGGATGA
- a CDS encoding 5'-methylthioadenosine/S-adenosylhomocysteine nucleosidase (Enables the cleavage of the glycosidic bond in both 5'-methylthioadenosine and S-adenosylhomocysteine), whose translation MTGEIKPAGDRRILYVMAAEAEYGQHLRARFAPLITGVGPVEAAVAVSARLAQCGPDLPDCIVSLGSAGSNVLEQAGIYQVSSVSYRDMDARPLGFEKGRTPFLDLPAVLPLPVIADDIASASLSTGANIVSGAAYDRIDAEMVDMETFAVLRAASRFAVPVLGLRGISDGKSELNHIDDWTEYLHIIDEKLAQAVDRVEAAIASGAALA comes from the coding sequence ATGACGGGCGAAATCAAACCGGCGGGAGACCGCCGCATCTTGTACGTGATGGCGGCAGAAGCCGAATATGGCCAACATTTGAGGGCCCGTTTTGCGCCGCTGATCACCGGCGTGGGCCCGGTGGAAGCGGCGGTCGCGGTGTCCGCGCGCCTGGCGCAATGTGGCCCGGACCTGCCTGATTGCATCGTCTCGCTCGGCTCCGCCGGCTCCAACGTTCTTGAGCAGGCCGGCATCTATCAGGTGTCTTCGGTGAGCTATCGCGACATGGATGCAAGACCGCTCGGTTTCGAGAAGGGGCGAACCCCGTTTCTGGATCTGCCTGCGGTTCTGCCGCTGCCGGTGATTGCCGATGATATCGCATCGGCCAGCCTTTCCACTGGGGCCAACATCGTCTCGGGTGCCGCCTATGATAGGATCGATGCCGAGATGGTGGATATGGAAACATTCGCCGTGCTGCGCGCGGCAAGCCGTTTCGCAGTCCCCGTCCTCGGGCTGCGCGGCATCTCGGATGGCAAGTCCGAGCTCAATCACATCGATGATTGGACCGAATATCTGCACATCATCGACGAAAAACTGGCGCAAGCGGTGGATCGCGTCGAGGCGGCGATTGCATCCGGCGCGGCTTTGGCTTAA
- the guaA gene encoding glutamine-hydrolyzing GMP synthase has product MNEILHTTHPDSILIIDFGSQVTQLIARRVREAGVYCEIVPFQLADDGFARMKPKGVIFSGGPDSVTREGSPRAPQAVFESGVPILAICYGQQTLCLQIGGQVEGGHHREFGRADVEILKSSPLFEGIWEVGKKYPVWMSHGDRVTVAPEGFEVIGTSPNAPFAICVNEAKRYYTTMFHPEVVHTPDGAKLLSNFVHKIVGLKSDWSMAAYRAEMVQKIRDQVGSGKVICALSGGVDSSVAALLIHEAIGDQLSCILVDHGLMRMNEAADVVAMFREHYNLSLKLVDASDRFISQLEGEADPETKRKTIGRLFIEVFEEEAKKIGGADFLAQGTLYPDVIESVSFSGGPSVTIKSHHNVGGLPERMNMQLVEPLRELFKDEVRVLGRELGLPDSFIGRHPFPGPGLAIRCPGGITREKLDILRQADAIYLDEIRKAGLYDTIWQAFAVLLPVQTVGVMGDGRTYEFVCALRAVTSVDGMTADFYPYDMDFLGKTATRIINEVKGINRVVYDVTSKPPGTIEWE; this is encoded by the coding sequence ATGAACGAGATCCTCCACACCACCCATCCTGATTCCATCCTGATTATCGATTTCGGCAGTCAGGTGACACAGCTTATTGCCCGCCGGGTTCGCGAAGCCGGCGTGTATTGCGAGATTGTGCCGTTCCAGCTGGCCGATGACGGCTTTGCCCGGATGAAGCCGAAAGGTGTTATCTTTTCCGGCGGACCGGATTCGGTCACCCGCGAAGGCTCGCCGCGCGCACCGCAGGCAGTCTTCGAGTCCGGCGTGCCGATCCTTGCCATCTGCTACGGGCAACAGACGCTTTGTTTGCAGATCGGTGGCCAGGTTGAGGGCGGTCATCACCGTGAATTCGGCCGAGCCGATGTTGAAATCCTCAAATCCAGTCCGCTGTTTGAAGGGATCTGGGAGGTCGGAAAGAAATACCCGGTCTGGATGAGCCATGGCGACCGTGTCACCGTGGCGCCGGAAGGTTTCGAGGTGATCGGCACATCGCCCAATGCGCCCTTTGCGATCTGCGTCAATGAAGCCAAGCGCTACTACACCACCATGTTTCACCCGGAAGTGGTGCATACGCCTGATGGCGCGAAACTCCTGTCGAATTTCGTGCACAAGATCGTCGGTCTGAAATCCGATTGGTCGATGGCGGCCTACCGCGCTGAGATGGTCCAGAAGATCCGCGATCAGGTCGGGTCCGGAAAAGTCATCTGTGCGCTGTCGGGTGGGGTCGATTCCTCCGTTGCGGCCCTGCTGATCCACGAGGCGATCGGCGATCAGCTCAGCTGTATCCTGGTCGATCACGGGTTGATGCGCATGAACGAGGCCGCTGATGTGGTGGCGATGTTCCGCGAGCATTACAATCTCTCGCTCAAGCTGGTGGATGCGTCAGACCGCTTCATTTCCCAGCTTGAGGGCGAAGCCGACCCGGAAACCAAGCGCAAGACAATCGGCCGGCTGTTCATCGAGGTCTTCGAGGAAGAAGCGAAAAAGATTGGCGGTGCGGATTTCCTCGCCCAGGGCACGCTTTATCCCGATGTCATCGAAAGCGTTTCATTTTCTGGCGGTCCTTCGGTCACCATCAAGTCGCACCACAATGTCGGCGGTCTGCCCGAGCGCATGAACATGCAGCTGGTCGAACCGTTGCGCGAACTGTTCAAGGATGAGGTCCGGGTGCTCGGCCGTGAACTCGGCCTGCCCGACAGCTTCATCGGCCGTCATCCCTTCCCCGGCCCGGGTCTGGCGATCCGCTGCCCCGGCGGCATCACCCGTGAAAAGCTCGATATCCTGCGTCAGGCTGACGCCATCTATCTCGACGAGATCCGCAAGGCCGGACTCTACGACACCATCTGGCAGGCCTTTGCCGTGCTGTTGCCGGTTCAGACGGTCGGCGTGATGGGCGATGGCCGGACCTATGAATTTGTCTGCGCCCTGCGCGCTGTGACCTCGGTCGACGGCATGACCGCGGATTTCTATCCCTATGACATGGATTTCCTTGGTAAGACCGCGACCCGGATCATCAATGAGGTCAAGGGCATCAACCGCGTCGTGTACGACGTCACCTCCAAGCCCCCCGGCACCATCGAGTGGGAATAG
- a CDS encoding ribulose-bisphosphate carboxylase large subunit family protein: protein MNRITATYDIESPLGVDHAATVLAGEQSTGTFTRLAAETDELRERSAARIESLTITGSSPNPSLPSRKSGPAYERGTVTISWSLDNFGVSLPSLFSTLAGNLFELAELSAIRLLDIGLPKEFALAHPGPQFGADGTRELMGGHEGPVIGTIIKPSVGLSPSETAELVQTLIEAGIDFIKDDELQANGPHCPFEERLKLVSRVINLHAEKTGKRVMYAFNITDEIDQMWRNLDLLQEHDGICAMVCMNSVGLTGLRAVRDRSPMIVHGHRAGWGLFSRSPDIGISFTAFQKLWRLAGADHLHVNGLASKFTESDEVVAQSARSVQQPVCEGDGPQHLAMPVYSSGQTVWQIDPARRLLGNDDFIFCAGGGIMSHPSGIGAGVIALRQAAAAAKEGVDIEMYAANAPELKSALETFKKPSIDL, encoded by the coding sequence ATGAACCGGATTACAGCAACTTATGACATCGAGTCACCGTTGGGCGTGGACCACGCCGCGACGGTTCTGGCTGGTGAACAATCCACCGGCACCTTTACGCGATTGGCGGCTGAGACAGACGAGCTTCGCGAGCGCTCCGCAGCCCGCATTGAAAGCTTAACCATTACAGGTTCGTCACCAAACCCCTCGCTGCCCAGCCGCAAAAGTGGCCCCGCATATGAACGAGGGACGGTCACCATCAGCTGGTCGCTGGACAATTTTGGCGTCTCCCTCCCAAGCCTGTTTTCGACATTGGCCGGAAATCTGTTTGAACTGGCTGAGCTTTCTGCGATCCGCCTTTTGGACATAGGTTTGCCGAAGGAATTCGCCCTGGCCCATCCGGGGCCGCAGTTCGGCGCAGATGGAACACGGGAACTGATGGGAGGTCACGAAGGGCCAGTCATCGGCACCATCATCAAGCCCAGTGTCGGTTTGAGCCCAAGCGAGACGGCTGAGCTCGTACAAACGCTTATCGAAGCCGGGATTGATTTCATCAAGGACGATGAACTGCAGGCAAACGGCCCGCATTGCCCTTTCGAAGAACGGCTGAAACTCGTCTCCAGGGTCATCAATCTACATGCGGAAAAAACCGGCAAAAGGGTGATGTATGCGTTCAACATCACCGATGAAATTGACCAGATGTGGCGCAATCTGGATCTGTTGCAGGAACATGATGGCATATGCGCCATGGTCTGCATGAACTCCGTTGGCCTTACCGGTCTTCGCGCAGTGCGGGATCGCAGCCCGATGATTGTCCATGGGCACCGTGCAGGGTGGGGCCTTTTTTCCCGTTCTCCCGATATCGGCATCAGTTTCACCGCCTTTCAGAAACTCTGGCGGCTGGCGGGTGCAGACCATCTCCATGTCAACGGACTGGCGAGCAAGTTCACGGAAAGCGATGAGGTCGTCGCCCAATCGGCACGATCGGTTCAACAGCCGGTCTGCGAGGGCGACGGCCCTCAGCATCTCGCCATGCCGGTCTATTCATCCGGACAGACAGTCTGGCAGATAGACCCGGCAAGACGGTTGCTGGGAAATGACGATTTCATCTTCTGCGCAGGTGGCGGCATCATGAGCCATCCGTCCGGAATTGGTGCCGGCGTGATTGCGCTTAGACAAGCTGCAGCTGCAGCCAAAGAAGGCGTTGATATCGAAATGTATGCCGCCAATGCGCCGGAACTGAAAAGCGCATTGGAAACATTCAAAAAACCTTCAATAGACTTGTGA
- a CDS encoding four-carbon acid sugar kinase family protein: MDAPSKTLPDGPLIAWYGDDFTGASAVMEVLAFAGLPSMLFLEAPTEEQLARFPDLKGIGVASTARAQSPGWMATELPAVFAKLSRLKPLLVHYKVCSTLDSSPEVGSIGRAIEIGHDLFSPTTVPLLVAAPQMRRYQAFGHLFAGMGDEIYRLDRHPVMSRHPVTPMNESDVARHVAKQSERLDVHCLSLEALAKRPGTYPSLPSDGDDRITLITLDCMDASSESAAGHLIWNERHTNPFVVGSQGVTYALVRHWQESGLIPVAEAPEGIGEAEPMVVVSGSVSPTTAEQIAWSKSNGFASIEFDAAAACGGTEAVEREIDRAVAAALNAIAANKDPLIHTAEGPDDPAVDAFKSAVAHSAHDMSSANQMIGEALGRVLHTVLLRTGTRRAVVSGGDTSGHATRQLGIFALTALAPTIPGASIFRAHANGPMDGLELALKGGQMGSKDYFGWIRSGGGRR, translated from the coding sequence ATGGACGCTCCCAGCAAAACGCTCCCTGATGGCCCACTGATTGCCTGGTATGGCGATGACTTCACCGGCGCATCTGCCGTTATGGAGGTTCTCGCCTTTGCCGGACTGCCTTCAATGCTGTTCCTTGAGGCCCCGACTGAAGAGCAGTTGGCACGCTTTCCTGATCTGAAAGGGATTGGCGTAGCTTCAACCGCACGGGCGCAATCACCCGGTTGGATGGCCACGGAACTTCCGGCAGTTTTTGCGAAGTTGAGCCGCCTCAAACCATTGTTGGTGCACTACAAGGTCTGTTCGACACTCGACTCCTCACCGGAGGTCGGATCGATCGGGCGCGCAATCGAGATCGGGCATGATCTGTTTTCGCCAACGACCGTTCCGCTTCTGGTCGCCGCGCCACAGATGCGCCGTTATCAGGCTTTCGGGCACCTGTTTGCGGGGATGGGCGACGAGATCTACCGGTTGGACCGGCATCCGGTGATGTCTCGCCATCCCGTGACACCGATGAATGAATCCGATGTTGCGCGGCATGTGGCAAAGCAGTCTGAGCGGCTCGATGTGCATTGTCTTTCGCTGGAGGCGTTGGCTAAACGTCCAGGCACCTATCCTTCGCTGCCTTCCGACGGAGACGATCGAATTACACTGATCACCCTGGATTGCATGGATGCATCATCCGAATCCGCAGCGGGACACCTGATCTGGAATGAACGGCACACCAATCCATTTGTCGTTGGCTCGCAGGGCGTGACATATGCCCTAGTGCGCCATTGGCAGGAAAGCGGACTGATACCTGTCGCTGAGGCTCCGGAAGGCATCGGCGAAGCAGAGCCCATGGTCGTGGTTTCCGGATCCGTGTCGCCAACGACCGCAGAGCAGATAGCCTGGTCCAAATCCAATGGCTTTGCCTCCATCGAGTTCGACGCCGCGGCCGCATGTGGCGGCACCGAAGCGGTGGAACGCGAAATCGACCGCGCTGTGGCTGCTGCACTGAATGCCATTGCAGCAAACAAGGATCCGCTCATTCACACGGCTGAAGGCCCCGATGATCCGGCAGTCGACGCCTTCAAATCGGCGGTTGCTCACTCAGCTCATGACATGTCATCAGCGAACCAGATGATTGGCGAAGCGCTGGGGCGGGTTCTTCACACCGTACTTCTTCGAACCGGCACAAGACGAGCCGTTGTGTCGGGCGGGGACACCTCGGGACACGCAACCCGCCAATTGGGAATTTTTGCGCTGACCGCCTTGGCACCGACCATACCGGGCGCCTCGATTTTCAGGGCGCATGCGAACGGCCCCATGGATGGACTGGAGCTCGCCTTGAAAGGCGGGCAAATGGGAAGCAAGGACTATTTCGGCTGGATCCGAAGTGGTGGAGGACGAAGATGA
- a CDS encoding phosphogluconate dehydrogenase C-terminal domain-containing protein codes for MTKLALFGAGGKMGMRLGANLAKAPDFETLHVEVSDEGRARVREAYGVDCVDTDVALDGADIIVLAVPDTAIGKVSHAIIDRVKPGAMVFVLDGAAPFAGHLPERADITYFVSHPCHPPIWNDETEMEAKRDYFGGIAAAQGIVNVLVQGPEEDYELGERVGKTIYAPVVRSHRVTLQQFALLEPGLSETVNGSLMKVLRMAMDEVVRKGVPYDCARDFLLGHMNIMGAVMFDQHQGVFSDAANKAIEFGIPVLMKDDWIRCFDDDEIAASVDRIT; via the coding sequence ATGACAAAGCTCGCCTTGTTTGGCGCTGGTGGAAAAATGGGCATGCGCCTGGGTGCGAACCTGGCAAAAGCACCTGATTTCGAGACATTGCACGTGGAAGTCTCAGACGAGGGGCGTGCCCGTGTTCGCGAGGCTTACGGCGTTGACTGTGTGGATACCGATGTTGCTCTCGACGGTGCAGACATCATTGTCCTGGCCGTGCCTGATACCGCGATCGGCAAGGTTTCACACGCCATCATCGACAGGGTGAAGCCGGGCGCCATGGTGTTTGTTCTTGATGGCGCTGCTCCCTTTGCCGGCCATCTGCCCGAGCGAGCCGACATTACATATTTCGTATCTCATCCGTGCCATCCGCCGATCTGGAACGATGAAACGGAGATGGAAGCCAAGCGCGATTACTTCGGCGGTATCGCTGCCGCCCAGGGCATCGTCAACGTGTTGGTGCAGGGTCCGGAAGAAGATTATGAATTGGGCGAACGGGTCGGCAAGACCATTTATGCACCGGTTGTGCGCTCCCATCGCGTCACGCTGCAGCAATTCGCACTTCTGGAACCGGGCCTCTCGGAAACCGTCAATGGCTCTCTGATGAAAGTCCTGCGAATGGCCATGGATGAGGTTGTCAGGAAAGGCGTGCCCTACGATTGCGCCCGGGATTTCCTCCTTGGTCACATGAACATCATGGGTGCGGTGATGTTCGACCAGCATCAAGGTGTCTTTTCTGACGCCGCCAACAAGGCAATCGAGTTCGGAATTCCGGTGCTGATGAAAGATGACTGGATCCGCTGTTTTGACGACGACGAAATTGCAGCAAGCGTCGATCGGATCACCTGA
- the nanR gene encoding transcriptional regulator NanR: MNKTNAADSKIVRLKLSDQVFERLREMLASGELAAGDTVPSERDLMELFGVGRPAVREALQSMQSKGLITITHGGRSRVNALTAGLAFNQLDDIAKLLLSSEPANIDYLKQVRHILELGTIKIAAQKCTSKDAAELAKLIEDQRSQIKSPEAFMKADIAFHTRIASITTNPLIYSITEMMLTWLFEYHSSLLIWPGREETTLGEHATILSFLKSNDSEGAVRAMEAHLNRSQSSFISAGKR; the protein is encoded by the coding sequence ATGAACAAAACCAATGCCGCAGACAGCAAGATTGTCCGTCTTAAACTGTCTGACCAGGTTTTTGAACGCCTTCGTGAGATGCTTGCGAGTGGAGAACTTGCAGCCGGAGACACCGTTCCCTCCGAACGCGATCTGATGGAGCTCTTCGGTGTCGGCCGTCCGGCAGTGCGCGAAGCATTGCAATCAATGCAGAGCAAGGGACTGATCACGATCACACATGGCGGGCGCAGCCGTGTAAACGCCCTCACCGCTGGCCTGGCTTTCAATCAGCTAGACGACATCGCAAAGCTGCTGCTTTCCAGCGAGCCGGCCAATATCGACTACCTCAAACAAGTCCGGCACATTCTTGAACTTGGCACGATCAAGATAGCAGCCCAGAAATGTACCTCCAAGGATGCTGCGGAACTGGCCAAGCTGATCGAAGATCAGCGCTCACAAATTAAAAGCCCGGAAGCGTTTATGAAGGCCGATATTGCCTTTCACACACGCATTGCATCCATCACCACAAATCCTCTCATCTATTCGATTACCGAGATGATGCTGACATGGCTGTTTGAGTATCACTCTTCGCTACTGATATGGCCTGGCCGCGAGGAAACGACACTCGGCGAGCATGCAACCATCTTGAGCTTTCTCAAATCCAATGATTCCGAAGGCGCCGTTCGGGCTATGGAAGCACATCTCAATCGTTCACAATCCAGCTTCATTTCAGCCGGCAAACGCTAA